In the genome of Polaribacter atrinae, one region contains:
- the asnS gene encoding asparagine--tRNA ligase, with protein sequence MINSNVAELLKSEGLLLQEVTLKGWVRTFRSNRFIALNDGSTINNIQCVIDFENTDETTLKRITTGAAINIKGTLAASQGKGQSVEIQVSEIDILGDSNPDEYPIQPKKHSFEFLRENAHLRVRTNTFSAVMRVRSKLSFAVHQYFQERDFNYVHTPIVTGSDAEGAGEMFKVTTFKDNEAPVTEDGKIDHSKDFFGKETNLTVSGQLEAETFAMALGKAYTFGPTFRAENSNTTRHLAEFWMIEPEVAFMDLDGNMDLAEDFIKYVINYVLDKCKDDLAFLDQRLTQEDKSKPQAERSEMSLLEKLKFVVENNFKRVSYTEAIDILRNSKPNKKKKFQFPINEWGADLQSEHERFLVEKHFKCPVILFDYPADIKAFYMRLNDDGKTVRAMDVLFPGIGEIVGGSQREERYDVLLDKMKAHGIEEELWWYLDLRKFGTAVHSGFGLGFERLVQFTTGMSNIRDVIPFPRTPQNADF encoded by the coding sequence ATGATAAACAGCAACGTAGCCGAACTTTTAAAATCGGAAGGATTATTACTACAAGAAGTAACCCTAAAAGGATGGGTTAGAACATTTAGAAGCAATCGTTTTATTGCTTTAAATGATGGTTCTACAATAAACAACATACAATGTGTTATCGATTTTGAAAACACAGACGAAACTACATTAAAAAGAATTACAACAGGTGCCGCTATTAATATAAAAGGGACTTTAGCAGCAAGTCAAGGAAAAGGACAATCTGTAGAAATTCAAGTTTCAGAAATAGATATTTTAGGAGATTCTAATCCAGATGAATACCCTATTCAACCTAAAAAACACAGTTTCGAGTTTTTAAGAGAAAATGCTCATTTACGTGTTAGAACTAATACATTTAGCGCTGTAATGCGTGTACGTTCTAAATTATCTTTTGCAGTACATCAGTATTTTCAAGAAAGAGATTTTAATTATGTACATACACCAATTGTTACCGGATCTGATGCAGAAGGAGCAGGAGAAATGTTTAAGGTTACAACCTTTAAAGACAATGAAGCGCCTGTAACAGAAGATGGAAAAATTGACCATTCTAAAGATTTCTTTGGCAAGGAAACTAACCTAACTGTTTCTGGTCAATTAGAAGCAGAAACTTTTGCAATGGCATTAGGTAAAGCTTATACTTTTGGACCAACATTTAGAGCTGAAAATTCAAATACAACGCGTCATTTAGCAGAATTTTGGATGATAGAACCAGAAGTAGCCTTTATGGACCTTGATGGTAATATGGATTTAGCAGAAGACTTTATTAAATATGTAATAAACTATGTTTTAGATAAATGTAAAGATGATTTAGCTTTTCTAGACCAACGTTTAACACAAGAAGATAAAAGTAAGCCACAAGCAGAAAGAAGTGAAATGAGTTTGCTAGAGAAACTAAAGTTTGTTGTAGAAAACAACTTTAAAAGAGTTTCTTATACAGAGGCAATTGATATTTTACGTAATTCTAAACCAAATAAAAAGAAAAAATTTCAATTCCCAATTAATGAATGGGGTGCAGATTTACAATCTGAACACGAACGTTTTTTAGTTGAAAAGCATTTCAAATGTCCGGTTATTTTATTTGATTATCCTGCAGACATCAAAGCATTTTATATGCGTTTAAATGATGATGGAAAAACAGTTAGAGCAATGGATGTTTTATTTCCTGGAATTGGAGAAATTGTTGGAGGTTCACAGAGAGAAGAGCGCTATGATGTTCTACTTGATAAAATGAAAGCACACGGAATCGAAGAAGAGCTTTGGTGGTATTTAGACTTAAGAAAGTTTGGTACAGCAGTACATTCTGGTTTTGGATTAGGTTTTGAAAGACTTGTACAATTTACTACAGGAATGAGTAATATTAGAGATGTAATTCCATTTCCAAGAACACCACAAAATGCAGATTTTTAA
- the rpoN gene encoding RNA polymerase factor sigma-54, producing the protein MLKQSLQYKLLQKLSPQQIQLMKLIQLPTQAFEERLKQEIEENPALDTGKDDSDSIDDDLSNEYDDAGTEKIEAEDINIDDYLSDDEIPSYKTQANNYSADDEEKNVPYASGTSFHQSLKNQLSTYTFNDEELSIAEFLVGSIDDSGYIRRDIIDLVDDLAFTENVFTTEEKVISILKKVVHTLDPIGVGARDLKECLIIQLKRKESNKIRSLAIEILETAFDHFVKKHYKKLQEKFNISEEELKEVNQEISKLNPKPGSSYAGNNKIAEQIVPDFSIKLVDGELDLVLNSRNAPELHISREYNNMLKGYQEATVKSKSQKDAVFFIKQKLDSAKWFIDAIKQRQQTLLVTMNTIMHYQYEYFLTGDERKLKPMILKDIADKINMDVSTVSRVANSKYVSTPYGTKLIKEFFSESMKNDQGEDVSTKEIKKILETVIFEEDKKKPLTDEKLAAILKEKGYPIARRTVAKYREQLDLPVARLRKEI; encoded by the coding sequence ATGCTAAAACAAAGTTTACAATACAAGCTATTACAGAAATTATCTCCTCAACAGATACAGTTGATGAAGTTAATTCAATTGCCTACGCAAGCTTTTGAGGAACGTCTTAAACAAGAAATTGAAGAAAATCCTGCATTAGACACTGGTAAAGATGATTCTGATTCTATAGATGATGATTTATCAAATGAATATGATGATGCAGGAACCGAGAAAATAGAAGCAGAAGACATCAATATAGATGATTATCTGAGTGATGACGAAATACCAAGTTATAAAACTCAGGCAAATAATTACTCTGCAGATGATGAAGAGAAAAACGTGCCATATGCTAGTGGTACAAGTTTTCACCAATCCTTAAAAAATCAATTAAGTACATATACATTTAATGATGAAGAACTGTCTATTGCCGAATTTTTGGTTGGTAGTATAGATGACAGTGGCTATATAAGAAGAGATATTATAGACTTAGTAGATGATTTAGCTTTTACAGAAAATGTTTTTACAACCGAAGAAAAAGTAATCTCGATTCTAAAAAAAGTAGTACACACTTTAGACCCTATTGGAGTTGGAGCAAGGGATTTAAAAGAGTGTTTAATTATTCAATTAAAAAGAAAAGAAAGCAATAAAATTAGAAGTTTAGCCATTGAGATTCTAGAGACTGCTTTTGATCATTTTGTAAAGAAGCATTACAAAAAATTACAAGAAAAATTTAATATTTCTGAAGAAGAATTAAAAGAAGTAAATCAAGAAATATCTAAACTAAACCCTAAACCTGGTAGTTCTTATGCAGGTAATAATAAGATAGCAGAACAAATTGTTCCAGATTTTTCTATTAAGTTGGTTGATGGAGAATTAGATTTAGTTTTAAACTCTAGAAATGCTCCCGAATTGCATATTTCTAGAGAATATAACAATATGCTTAAAGGGTATCAAGAAGCTACTGTAAAAAGTAAGTCTCAAAAAGATGCAGTATTCTTTATCAAACAAAAATTAGATTCGGCTAAATGGTTTATTGATGCAATTAAACAGCGTCAGCAAACACTTTTAGTAACAATGAATACGATTATGCACTATCAGTATGAATATTTTTTAACTGGTGATGAGCGCAAGCTAAAACCTATGATTTTAAAAGATATTGCAGACAAAATTAACATGGATGTTTCAACCGTTTCTAGAGTTGCAAATAGTAAATATGTATCTACTCCTTATGGTACAAAATTGATTAAAGAATTCTTTTCTGAATCTATGAAAAACGACCAAGGAGAAGATGTTTCTACCAAAGAAATAAAAAAGATACTAGAAACCGTCATTTTTGAAGAAGATAAAAAGAAACCTTTAACTGACGAAAAATTAGCAGCAATTTTAAAAGAAAAAGGCTACCCTATTGCTAGAAGAACAGTAGCAAAATATAGAGAACAATTAGATTTACCGGTAGCTCGTTTACGTAAAGAAATTTAA
- the rplM gene encoding 50S ribosomal protein L13, producing MNTLSYKTVSANSATVNKEWVLVDADGQTLGRLASKVAKLIRGKYKPNFTPHVDCGDNVVIINAEKIVLTGNKWRDKSYIRHTGYPGGQRSLTATEMFEKDPTRLIEKAVKGMLPKNILGAALYRNLYVYAGGEHKQAGQEPKAINLNDLK from the coding sequence ATGAACACATTAAGTTACAAAACAGTATCAGCAAACAGCGCTACCGTAAACAAGGAGTGGGTTTTAGTTGATGCAGACGGGCAAACGTTGGGTCGTCTAGCTTCTAAAGTAGCAAAGCTAATTAGAGGTAAATACAAACCAAATTTTACTCCTCACGTAGATTGTGGAGACAACGTGGTTATTATCAACGCAGAAAAAATTGTTTTAACTGGTAACAAATGGAGAGACAAATCTTACATTCGTCACACAGGTTATCCAGGAGGACAAAGATCGTTAACTGCAACAGAAATGTTTGAGAAAGATCCTACAAGATTAATCGAAAAAGCAGTAAAAGGAATGTTACCTAAAAACATTTTAGGAGCAGCTCTATACAGAAACTTGTATGTATATGCAGGTGGAGAGCACAAACAAGCAGGTCAAGAACCTAAAGCTATTAACCTTAACGATCTTAAATAA
- the rpsI gene encoding 30S ribosomal protein S9, whose protein sequence is MDIVHKIGRRKTAVARIYLSEGSGNITVNKKDYKNYFTTGTLQYKVQQPLMLTENLESYDIKVNVYGGGVTGQAEAIRLAITRALVAINEEHRLVLKPEGLLTRDPRMVERKKFGQKKARKKFQFSKR, encoded by the coding sequence ATGGATATAGTACATAAAATCGGTAGAAGAAAAACAGCTGTAGCTCGTATTTATCTTTCAGAAGGAAGCGGTAACATTACCGTAAACAAAAAAGATTACAAAAACTACTTTACTACAGGTACATTACAGTATAAAGTACAACAACCTTTAATGTTAACAGAAAACTTAGAATCTTATGATATTAAAGTTAATGTTTACGGAGGTGGTGTAACAGGACAAGCAGAAGCTATCCGTTTAGCTATTACTAGAGCTTTAGTTGCTATCAACGAAGAGCACAGATTAGTATTGAAACCAGAAGGTTTATTAACTCGTGACCCAAGAATGGTTGAACGTAAGAAATTCGGTCAGAAAAAAGCACGTAAAAAATTCCAATTCTCGAAACGTTAA
- the pyrH gene encoding UMP kinase, which produces MQYNRILLKLSGEALMGERQYGIDPKRLSEYAKEIKEVVEKGIEVAIVIGGGNIFRGVAGAANGMDRVQGDHMGMLATCINGLALQSALEDQGVHTRLQTALEIKEVAEPYIKRKAIRHLEKGRVVIFGAGTGNPYFTTDTAAVLRAIEVNADAILKGTRVDGIYDVDPEKNKNAIKFENITFKDVIKKGLKVMDMTAFTLSEENKLPIIVFDMNTNGNLMKLVSGEKIGTIVNTQ; this is translated from the coding sequence ATGCAATACAATAGAATTCTTTTAAAATTAAGTGGAGAAGCCCTAATGGGAGAAAGACAATACGGAATAGATCCTAAACGACTTTCTGAGTACGCAAAAGAAATAAAAGAAGTAGTAGAAAAAGGAATAGAAGTTGCCATAGTAATTGGTGGTGGAAATATTTTTAGAGGAGTTGCAGGTGCAGCAAATGGAATGGATAGAGTACAAGGAGACCACATGGGTATGTTAGCTACTTGTATTAACGGATTAGCATTACAAAGTGCACTAGAAGACCAAGGTGTTCATACACGTTTACAAACTGCATTAGAAATAAAGGAAGTTGCAGAACCTTATATCAAGAGAAAAGCAATTCGCCACTTAGAAAAAGGTAGAGTTGTTATTTTTGGTGCAGGAACAGGAAACCCATATTTTACAACGGATACAGCAGCTGTATTAAGAGCTATTGAGGTAAATGCAGATGCAATCTTAAAAGGAACTCGTGTAGACGGAATCTATGATGTAGATCCTGAAAAAAATAAAAATGCTATAAAATTTGAAAACATTACTTTTAAAGATGTAATTAAAAAAGGTCTTAAAGTAATGGATATGACAGCATTTACATTAAGTGAAGAAAATAAATTACCAATAATTGTTTTCGACATGAATACAAATGGAAACTTAATGAAATTAGTTTCTGGTGAAAAAATTGGTACTATTGTTAATACTCAATAA
- the frr gene encoding ribosome recycling factor, whose protein sequence is MNEEIEFILDGAKEAMNNAVEHLVKELRTIRAGKATPAMLANVMVDYYGSQTPLSQIANVSTPDPRTISVQPWEKNMLQPIEKAIMIANLGFNPMNNGDIIMINVPPLTEERRIGLAKQAKAEAEHAKVGIRNARKDANNDIKKTDVSDDLKKISEDDVQKLTDAFVKQIEEKLAVKEVEIMKV, encoded by the coding sequence ATGAACGAAGAAATTGAATTTATTCTTGATGGCGCTAAAGAAGCGATGAATAATGCTGTAGAGCATTTAGTAAAAGAATTAAGAACTATTAGAGCCGGTAAAGCAACACCAGCAATGTTAGCTAATGTAATGGTAGATTATTATGGTTCTCAAACTCCATTAAGCCAAATTGCAAATGTAAGCACACCAGATCCTAGAACCATATCTGTACAACCTTGGGAGAAAAACATGTTACAACCCATAGAAAAAGCAATTATGATTGCTAATCTTGGATTTAACCCAATGAACAATGGTGATATTATTATGATTAATGTACCACCATTAACAGAAGAAAGAAGAATAGGTTTAGCAAAACAAGCAAAAGCAGAAGCAGAACACGCTAAAGTGGGTATTAGAAATGCACGTAAAGATGCTAATAATGACATTAAAAAAACGGATGTTTCTGATGATCTTAAGAAGATTTCTGAAGATGATGTTCAAAAATTAACAGATGCTTTTGTAAAACAGATAGAAGAGAAACTTGCTGTTAAAGAAGTAGAAATCATGAAGGTTTAA
- a CDS encoding efflux RND transporter permease subunit, with protein MNFWTKVAGLILRNRYLVLIGIAIITGLLASQMKYMKFSYTEANLLPEDHIANLDYNRFLEIFGEEGNLVILGIKDSTVFTPKKFNAWNNLVQKFDSLEEIDFTISIADVQKLKADRKQRKFVLEPLYDKEPTTTEEVQEIKKQLFEKLPFYDNLLFNKETGTLQTAIYIKKEIINTPKRRDFIFNTLIPAIDKFEKDHNVDIRVSGMPYIRTLNAQNIQDEILLFVLGALGITAVIFFFFFRSFRATFITLLVVMTGVIWAFGFIGWFGYEITVLSALIPPLIIVIGVPNAVFLINKYQQEIKKHGQQAKALQRVISKVGNATLMTNITTASGFATFVFVKSSLLREFGILASVNIISIFVLALLIIPILYSFMPLPKKKHLNHLETKWIENVVNWMEKMVKNQRITIYFTTVIVIIAAIIGVYKIKVSGSLIEDMPKSLEFYQDIKFFESEFGGIMPLEILVDTKKDKGVMSLSTLKKMEKINEAIEAFPELSKPISITNVVKYSKQAYYKGNPKYYQLPTSQEQSYIFAYTKNSNSDASMLKNFVDSTGRYARITTFMKDIGTEKMNVIQERLKEVIAKEFPSDKYEVSVTGKALVFIKGTNYLIKNLVISLSLAIFLIAIFMAWMFRSPPMIFISLIPNILPLLITAGLMGFFNIPIKPSTILVFSIAFGISVDDTIHFLAKYRQELITNNWRIKPSVYGALRETGVSMFYTSIVLFFGFLTFTLSSFGGTIALGGLVSVTLLLAMVSNLLLLPSLLLTFEKKIANKKVFKEPAIRIIPPDEDKIKE; from the coding sequence ATGAATTTCTGGACAAAAGTTGCTGGCCTTATCTTAAGAAACCGTTATTTGGTTTTAATAGGTATTGCAATAATTACAGGTTTATTAGCTTCACAAATGAAATATATGAAATTTTCATATACAGAAGCCAACCTATTACCTGAAGATCATATAGCAAATCTAGATTACAATCGATTTTTAGAAATTTTTGGAGAAGAAGGTAACTTAGTTATATTAGGGATTAAAGACTCAACAGTATTTACTCCTAAAAAGTTTAATGCTTGGAATAATTTAGTACAAAAATTTGATAGTTTAGAAGAAATAGATTTTACAATTTCTATTGCTGATGTTCAAAAATTAAAAGCAGATAGAAAACAAAGAAAGTTTGTACTAGAACCTTTATACGATAAGGAACCAACAACAACAGAAGAAGTTCAAGAAATAAAAAAACAACTTTTTGAGAAACTCCCCTTCTACGATAATTTGCTCTTCAATAAAGAAACGGGTACATTACAAACCGCTATTTATATTAAAAAAGAAATCATAAATACCCCAAAGCGAAGAGATTTTATATTTAACACATTAATTCCTGCAATAGATAAATTTGAAAAAGACCACAATGTAGACATTCGAGTATCCGGAATGCCCTACATTAGAACTTTAAACGCACAAAATATACAAGATGAAATTCTACTCTTTGTATTAGGTGCATTAGGTATAACAGCTGTTATATTCTTCTTTTTCTTTAGATCTTTTAGAGCAACATTTATTACACTATTAGTAGTAATGACCGGTGTAATTTGGGCTTTTGGTTTTATAGGATGGTTTGGCTATGAAATAACTGTATTATCTGCATTAATACCTCCATTAATTATTGTTATTGGAGTACCAAATGCCGTTTTTCTAATTAATAAATATCAACAAGAGATAAAAAAACATGGTCAACAAGCAAAAGCTTTACAACGTGTAATTTCTAAAGTCGGTAATGCTACTTTAATGACCAACATTACAACTGCATCTGGTTTTGCAACTTTTGTTTTTGTGAAAAGTAGTTTATTAAGAGAGTTTGGTATTTTAGCTTCAGTTAACATCATTAGTATCTTTGTATTAGCATTACTAATTATACCTATTTTATATAGTTTTATGCCACTTCCAAAGAAGAAGCATTTAAACCATCTTGAAACAAAGTGGATTGAAAATGTAGTGAATTGGATGGAGAAAATGGTAAAAAATCAAAGAATCACAATTTATTTTACCACGGTTATTGTTATAATTGCTGCAATTATTGGTGTCTATAAAATAAAGGTTTCTGGAAGTTTAATAGAAGACATGCCTAAAAGTTTAGAGTTTTATCAAGATATAAAATTTTTTGAAAGTGAATTTGGAGGTATAATGCCATTAGAAATTTTAGTTGATACTAAAAAGGATAAAGGAGTTATGAGTTTGTCCACTTTAAAAAAGATGGAAAAAATAAATGAAGCCATAGAAGCATTTCCAGAACTTTCTAAACCAATCTCTATTACCAATGTAGTAAAATACTCTAAACAGGCTTATTACAAAGGGAACCCTAAATATTATCAGTTACCAACAAGTCAAGAACAAAGTTACATCTTTGCATATACCAAAAACTCAAATAGCGATGCTAGCATGCTTAAAAACTTTGTAGATTCTACAGGGCGCTATGCAAGAATAACTACTTTTATGAAAGACATTGGTACTGAAAAGATGAATGTAATTCAAGAACGTTTAAAAGAGGTTATTGCAAAAGAATTTCCATCAGATAAATATGAAGTTTCGGTTACAGGAAAAGCATTGGTTTTTATAAAAGGAACCAATTATTTAATCAAAAACCTAGTAATTTCTTTATCATTAGCCATTTTCTTAATCGCTATTTTTATGGCTTGGATGTTTAGATCTCCACCAATGATTTTTATATCATTAATACCTAACATATTACCGTTACTAATTACAGCTGGTTTAATGGGCTTCTTTAATATCCCTATAAAACCATCAACAATTCTTGTATTTAGTATTGCTTTTGGTATTTCTGTTGATGACACTATTCACTTTTTAGCAAAATATAGGCAAGAATTAATAACGAATAATTGGCGAATTAAACCTTCTGTATACGGAGCACTAAGGGAAACTGGTGTAAGTATGTTTTATACATCAATTGTACTATTCTTTGGTTTTTTAACCTTTACCCTTTCTAGTTTTGGAGGTACAATTGCATTAGGTGGTTTGGTTTCTGTAACTCTATTATTAGCAATGGTTTCTAACTTATTACTGCTACCTTCTTTATTATTAACTTTTGAAAAGAAAATAGCAAATAAAAAAGTTTTCAAAGAACCTGCCATAAGAATTATTCCTCCGGATGAGGACAAAATAAAAGAATAA
- the rpsB gene encoding 30S ribosomal protein S2: MANVNIQELLDSGVHFGHLTRKWNPNMAPYIYTERNGVHIIDLYKTAAKIEETSEALKKIANSGRKILFVATKKQAKDIVAEKAKAVNMPYITERWPGGMLTNFITIRKAVKKMAHIDRMKLDGSFDALSKREKLQINRQREKLEKNLGSISDMTRLPGALFVVDIKKEHIAVAEAQKLSIPIFAMVDTNSDPRLVDFIIPANDDASKSIDKVLSYVTDAIAEGLSDRKADKEKVKETKEVAAPKAEKAAPKAEVTEAPAEEKK; encoded by the coding sequence ATGGCAAACGTAAACATTCAAGAATTATTAGATAGTGGTGTACACTTTGGACACTTAACTAGAAAATGGAACCCAAACATGGCTCCATACATTTATACAGAACGTAATGGTGTTCACATCATCGATTTGTATAAAACAGCAGCAAAAATAGAAGAAACTTCAGAAGCTTTAAAAAAGATCGCTAACTCTGGACGTAAAATTTTATTTGTAGCTACTAAAAAGCAAGCAAAAGATATTGTTGCAGAAAAAGCAAAAGCAGTAAACATGCCTTACATCACAGAAAGATGGCCTGGTGGTATGTTAACAAACTTTATTACTATTAGAAAAGCTGTTAAGAAAATGGCTCATATTGATAGAATGAAGTTAGATGGATCTTTTGATGCATTATCTAAAAGAGAAAAATTACAAATCAATCGTCAGAGAGAAAAATTAGAAAAGAATTTAGGTTCTATTTCTGATATGACTCGTTTACCTGGAGCATTATTTGTAGTAGATATTAAAAAAGAGCACATTGCTGTAGCAGAAGCTCAAAAATTAAGCATTCCAATTTTTGCTATGGTTGATACAAACTCTGATCCTAGATTAGTAGATTTTATCATTCCAGCAAATGATGATGCTTCTAAGTCTATAGACAAAGTATTATCTTATGTTACTGATGCAATTGCAGAAGGTTTATCTGATAGAAAAGCAGACAAAGAAAAAGTAAAAGAAACTAAAGAAGTTGCAGCTCCAAAGGCAGAAAAAGCAGCTCCTAAAGCAGAAGTTACTGAAGCACCTGCTGAAGAAAAAAAATAA
- a CDS encoding porin family protein, whose amino-acid sequence MKTALTFLFIFINVIGAFSQKDSLNLGDRYAEDQIYVAVSYAQFLDQPQEIFKSNFSYGLSIGVLKDLILNKQGNVSIAAGVGYGFDFFNHKLKVEEINNTSVFSSDATISANLFKSHNVELPLELRWRTSTATKYSFWRIYAGIKFLYNFSNKFQFDDVNGNTFKYKDVSNYNKLQYGLTLSTGYDEFNINLYYGLTPVFKNSTINGEVINTKILKFGLIFYLL is encoded by the coding sequence ATGAAAACAGCCTTAACCTTCCTTTTTATCTTTATTAACGTCATTGGTGCTTTTAGCCAAAAAGATTCCTTAAATCTTGGTGATAGGTACGCAGAAGATCAAATTTATGTAGCAGTTTCATACGCTCAGTTTTTAGATCAACCGCAAGAGATCTTTAAGAGTAATTTTTCATATGGACTTTCCATTGGTGTTCTAAAAGATTTAATTCTAAATAAACAAGGTAATGTATCTATAGCAGCTGGTGTAGGTTATGGATTTGATTTCTTTAATCATAAATTAAAAGTCGAGGAAATAAACAATACATCTGTTTTTAGTAGTGATGCTACTATTAGTGCTAATTTGTTTAAATCTCACAACGTAGAGCTTCCATTAGAACTAAGATGGAGAACTTCTACGGCAACAAAATATAGTTTCTGGAGGATATATGCAGGGATAAAATTCCTATATAATTTCTCCAATAAATTTCAGTTCGATGATGTAAATGGTAATACCTTTAAATATAAGGATGTTTCTAATTATAATAAACTTCAGTATGGATTAACTCTTTCTACAGGTTATGATGAATTTAATATTAATCTTTATTACGGTTTAACACCAGTCTTTAAAAATAGTACTATAAACGGAGAGGTTATAAATACTAAAATCTTAAAATTTGGACTAATTTTCTATCTTTTATAA
- the tsf gene encoding translation elongation factor Ts produces METVKISAADVKKLREATGAGMMDCKKALVESGGDFDKAIDILRKKGQKIAAKRADRESTEGVAVTKINADNTAGVAIVLACETDFVGKNDAFVELGSQFAEIALNYADKESFLAADFGGMTVADKLIEQTGVIGEKLEITAFEKVEAAYVGAYTHIGKIAALVGLSAAVDNADVLAKDVAMQVASMGASTLSYKDFDPAFVAAETEARIAVIEKDNIELGRLGKTLKNVPQFISMSQLSEEVLAKAEEAAKAELAAEGKPEKIWDRILPGKMERFVSDNTTLDTEQCLLDQAFIKDEKKNVAQYVKTYGDVEVSTFKRVTLG; encoded by the coding sequence ATGGAAACAGTAAAGATTAGTGCTGCTGATGTTAAAAAATTAAGAGAAGCAACTGGAGCTGGAATGATGGACTGTAAAAAGGCATTAGTTGAGTCAGGTGGTGATTTTGATAAAGCAATTGATATTTTACGTAAAAAAGGTCAAAAAATTGCTGCAAAAAGAGCTGATAGAGAATCTACAGAAGGAGTTGCAGTAACAAAAATTAATGCTGATAATACTGCTGGTGTAGCAATCGTATTAGCATGTGAGACTGATTTTGTTGGTAAAAATGATGCTTTCGTTGAATTAGGAAGTCAATTTGCAGAAATTGCTTTAAATTATGCTGATAAAGAATCTTTCTTAGCTGCTGATTTTGGAGGAATGACTGTTGCTGATAAATTAATTGAGCAAACTGGTGTTATTGGAGAAAAGTTAGAGATAACAGCTTTTGAAAAAGTAGAAGCTGCTTATGTTGGTGCTTATACTCACATTGGTAAAATTGCAGCATTAGTAGGTTTATCTGCTGCTGTAGATAACGCTGATGTTTTAGCTAAAGATGTAGCAATGCAAGTAGCTTCTATGGGAGCATCTACATTGTCTTACAAAGATTTTGATCCTGCATTTGTTGCTGCTGAAACAGAAGCAAGAATTGCTGTGATTGAAAAAGATAATATTGAATTAGGAAGATTAGGGAAAACATTAAAAAATGTTCCTCAATTTATTTCTATGTCTCAATTATCTGAAGAAGTTTTAGCTAAAGCTGAAGAAGCTGCTAAAGCTGAATTAGCTGCAGAAGGAAAACCAGAAAAAATCTGGGATAGAATCTTACCAGGAAAAATGGAAAGATTTGTTTCTGACAACACTACTTTAGATACAGAGCAATGTCTTTTAGACCAAGCTTTTATTAAAGATGAAAAGAAAAATGTTGCACAATATGTTAAAACATATGGTGATGTTGAAGTAAGTACTTTTAAAAGAGTTACTTTAGGATAA